In Miscanthus floridulus cultivar M001 chromosome 5, ASM1932011v1, whole genome shotgun sequence, one genomic interval encodes:
- the LOC136451668 gene encoding flocculation protein FLO11-like, translated as MQRRVVGMADGEARGRTLGAVIKEKDEELALFLEMRRREKERGAAAAAAADQLLLSGDVAAGDGMLLLDPPPPPAEPKPAAYKVAGGGFRRAPGGGDDFLNADAGDKNDYDWLLTPPGTPLFPSLEVESKRSPVSQAGTPKTRPTALKSRLSNHPDPPSRTNLPLRTASSNSLNSVATTRRPSSSGGLTTNSSRPSTPTGRAALTASSKGSRPSTPTSRTTVPAKTGASAPRSSTPTSRSTLPSARSTTPSSRAVDPASRTSAPSGRVSVPASRSSTPTSRSSIPATRSTTPSSRPSIPAQSKPTSRASTPTRRHSAPSAQRGNLAAPVRSSSISKPGSTMPKGSSPAKTAAPTPSRGSSPTVKSRPWKPSEMPGFSLDAPPNLRTSLPERPTSATRGRPGAPSSRSCSVESGPAGRPRRQSCSPSRGRTLSGSVPSGSSMPAVRRSHLNGGDSVNPVQMGNKMVERVVNMRRLVPPKHDDQRSSLNSLSGKSSNSPDSSGFGRTLSKKSLDMALRHMDIRRSIPNNLRPLMTSIPASSVHSARSGSTRSRPISVSDSPLATSSNASSEPSVNNNLMCLDSIDIDDELCRDRAGPYGR; from the exons ATGCAGCGCCGGGTGGTGGGCATGGCGGACGGCGAGGCCAGGGGGCGGACGCTCGGTGCCGTCATCAAGGAGAAGGATGAGGAGCTCGCGCTCTTCCTCGAGATGCGCCGACGCGAGAAGGAGCGCGGCgctgcggccgcggccgcggcggacCAGCTCCTGCTCTCCGGGGACGTCGCGGCGGGGGACGGGATGCTGCTCCTCGACCCGCCGCCACCACCCGCCG AACCCAAACCGGCGGCGTACAAGGTGGCTGGCGGCGGATTTAGGAGGGCGCCTGGCGGAGGGGACGACTTCCTCAATGCAGACGCCGGCGACAAGAACGATTACGACTG GCTTCTGACACCACCAGGAACTCCACTATTCCCATCTCTAGAAGTTGAGTCAAAAAGGTCCCCGGTGAGCCAAGCTGGAACGCCAAAGACTCGTCCAACTGCCTTAAAATCTAGG TTGTCCAATCATCCAGATCCTCCATCAAGAACCAACCTCCCATTAAGGACAGCATCATCAAACAGCTTGAACTCAGTTGCTACAACCCGCCGACCATCATCGTCTGGAGGGCTTACTACTAATTCATCAAGGCCTTCAACACCAACTGGACGCGCTGCATTGACAGCTAGTTCCAAAGGTTCAAGACCTTCGACCCCCACTTCCCGGACAACTGTTCCTGCCAAAACTGGGGCTTCTGCGCCAAGATCATCAACACCGACTTCTAGATCAACACTCCCGTCAGCCAGGTCAACAACCCCTTCAAGCAGGGCAGTTGACCCTGCTAGCAGGACTTCAGCTCCTTCAGGCAGAGTGTCCGTGCCTGCTAGTAGGTCATCAACACCTACTTCAAGGTCATCAATACCTGCTACCAGGTCAACAACACCATCATCCAGACCCTCCATACCAGCGCAAAGCAAGCCTACATCAAGGGCATCAACCCCAACAAGGCGACATTCTGCCCCTTCGGCCCAGCGTGGTAACTTGGCTGCACCAGTTAGATCGTCCTCAATCTCCAAACCAGGTTCTACAATGCCCAAAGGTTCTTCACCAGCGAAAACGGCAGCACCAACACCTTCAAGAGGCAGCTCTCCTACTGTCAAATCAAGACCATGGAAACCATCTGAAATGCCTGGTTTCTCTCTTGATGCGCCTCCAAACCTAAGGACATCGCTACCAGAAAGACCAACCTCTGCCACTAGGGGCAGACCTGGGGCACCTAGTTCTAGATCTTGCTCTGTTGAGAGTGGGCCAGCTGGTCGACCAAGACGGCAGTCTTGCTCTCCCTCCAGAGGGAGGACTTTAAGTGGCAGTGTGCCTTCAGGGAGCTCCATGCCAGCAGTGAGAAGATCACATCTCAATGGAGGTGACAGTGTGAATCCAGTTCAAATGGGTAATAAGATGGTTGAAAGGGTTGTGAACATGAGAAGGCTAGTTCCTCCAAAGCATGATGATCAAAGATCCAGCCTCAACAGTCTATCTGGTAAATCTTCAAATTCTCCAGATAGCTCGGGCTTTGGTAGAACTTTATCGAAAAAATCACTGGATATGGCACTTCGGCATATG GACATAAGGCGCAGCATTCCAAACAATTTACGGCCTCTTATGACAAGCATCCCTGCATCATCTGTTCATAGTGCACGTTCAGGATCCACAAGGAGCAGACCAATTAGTGTTTCAGACTCACCGCTCGCAACAAGCAGCAATGCTAGCTCCGAGCCGAGTGTCAACAACAACCTGATGTGCCTGGACAGTATTGATATTGATGATGAGTTGTGCAGAGATAGAGCAGGGCCCTATGGACGGTGA